A single region of the Caretta caretta isolate rCarCar2 chromosome 25, rCarCar1.hap1, whole genome shotgun sequence genome encodes:
- the GADD45B gene encoding growth arrest and DNA damage-inducible protein GADD45 beta, translating to MTLEELVACDNAAQKMQTVSGAVEQLLVAAQRQDCLTVGVYESAKLMNVDPDSVVLCLLAIDEEDEGDIALQIHFTLIQAFCCDNDINILRVSGMQRLAKVLGESLEDNSEPRDLHCILVTNPHTDSWKSQGLEEVASYCEESRCNNQWVPYVSLLER from the exons ATGACCCTGGAAGAGCTGGTGGCTTGCGACAACGCTGCCCAAAA GATGCAGACCGTCAGCGGAGCGGTGGAGcagctgctggtggcggctcaGAGGCAGGACTGCCTGACCGTCGGCGTCTATGAGTCGGCCAAGCTCATGAATGT GGATCCCGACAGCGTGGTGCTTTGCCTCCTTGCCATTGATGAAGAAGATGAGGGTGACATCGCCTTGCAAATCCACTTCACCCTCATCCAGGCTTTCTGTTGCGACAACGACATCAACATCCTGCGGGTGTCCGGCATGCAGCGGCTGGCCAAGGTCCTCGGGGAGAGTTTGGAGGACAACAGCGAACCCCGGGACCTGCACTGCATCCTAGTGACG AATCCCCACACCGATTCCTGGAAGAGCCAAGGGTTGGAGGAAGTAGCCAGTTACTGTGAAGAAAGTCGCTGTAACAACCAGTGGGTCCCCTATGTCTCGCTGCTGGAGCGTTGA